The Triticum aestivum cultivar Chinese Spring chromosome 3A, IWGSC CS RefSeq v2.1, whole genome shotgun sequence genome includes a region encoding these proteins:
- the LOC123059435 gene encoding UPF0481 protein At3g47200-like, with protein MDQQGQTSIDSDDSKMVQLANGLRGELDALHSPQAQVGDKRPPCPIIIAKVRDQTRNVDNGEYDPDHVAIGPYNYPRPQSKSPHLAMEHDKLMSLDMVITAAKARRPGMTVEVDVYVKELAHLEESVRNCYGNTFPDMTSEQFVRMLLLDGCYILSRLVNLQLGAQAMDDAAGTANAGVLSASRAEALAVVRDVFYLAENQIPFFVLAKIGELTGLDGNDRVITQIAKYALALIRRQKYAVADLVTVPTDPGNLLHLLHMHLKPVAPTISSTTTASGADPEPVRRWRSATEYYFAGVMFKRRDMSETGNTRCILDVKLSSGSGTLEVPCLDIDAETWRLLRNLMELEQRNRETVGSHVTAYCVFMSQVACTTKDVELLMKRGVIVHGQGNNDEVARCFADLCKGIMFDPNDPRCNYLRETCCKLEKRFLSNPQRWMAWLRRKYFNNPWLAVGLLAAAIGLVCAIVQAVYSVLSYKNG; from the exons ATGGATCAGCAAG GCCAAACTTCTATCGATTCAGACGATTCCAAGATGGTTCAGCTGGCCAATGGTCTGAGAGGTGAATTAGACGCCCTACACTCACCACAGGCGCAGGTCGGCGACAAGCGCCCTCCTTGTCCCATCATCATCGCCAAGGTCCGCGACCAGACGCGTAACGTCGACAACGGCGAGTATGACCCCGACCACGTCGCCATCGGCCCGTACAACTACCCTCGACCCCAGAGCAAGAGCCCGCATCTCGCCATGGAGCACGACAAGCTGATGAGCCTGGACATGGTGATCACGGCAGCCAAGGCTCGGAGACCCGGCATGACGGTGGAGGTGGACGTCTACGTCAAGGAGCTTGCACACCTCGAGGAATCTGTGAGGAACTGCTACGGAAACACGTTTCCTGACATGACGAGCGAGCAATTCGTCCGCATGCTCCTCCTAGACGGCTGCTACATACTCTCCCGCCTCGTCAACCTCCAACTCGGAGCACAAGCCATGGACGATGCGGCTGGGACTGCAAATGCAGGCGTCCTGTCAGCGAGCAGGGCCGAGGCGCTGGCCGTGGTTCGGGATGTGTTCTACCTTGCAGAGAACCAGATACCTTTTTTTGTCCTTGCAAAGATTGGGGAGCTGACGGGTTTGGACGGTAACGATCGTGTGATTACACAGATTGCCAAGTATGCTCTCGCTCTCATCAGGAGACAAAAGTACGCGGTAGCAGATCTGGTCACGGTGCCGACGGATCCAGGCAATCTTCTCCATCTTCTTCATATGCACTTGAAACCTGTGGCACCTACGATCTCTTCTACTACAACGGCCAGCGGCGCCGACCCCGAGCCCGTGCGCAGGTGGCGCTCAGCGACAGAGTACTACTTCGCCGGGGTGATGTTCAAGCGTCGAGACATGAGCGAGACCGGAAACACGCGGTGCATCCTCGACGTGAAGCTGAGCAGCGGCAGTGGCACGCTGGAGGTCCCCTGCTTGGACATCGACGCCGAGACATGGCGCCTTCTGCGCAACCTGATGGAGCTGGAGCAGCGGAACCGGGAGACGGTGGGGAGCCACGTCACAGCGTACTGTGTGTTCATGTCCCAGGTGGCCTGCACCACAAAGGATGTGGAGCTGTTGATGAAGAGAGGCGTCATCGTGCATGGCCAAGGCAACAATGATGAGGTGGCCAGATGCTTTGCCGACCTCTGCAAGGGTATTATGTTTGACCCTAACGACCCCCGATGCAACTATCTGAGGGAGACATGCTGCAAGCTGGAGAAGCGTTTCCTGAGCAACCCGCAGAGGTGGATGGCGTGGCTGAGGCGCAAGTACTTCAACAACCCCTGGCTCGCCGTCGGGCTCCTAGCGGCtgccattggactagtttgcgctatcGTCCAGGCTGTATACTCTGTTTTGAGTTACAAGAATGGATGA
- the LOC123059436 gene encoding uncharacterized protein isoform X3, with amino-acid sequence MGAASDSVVRGVHFVSGPAVADSAVGVESRETLPVYEVPPARGLVGDLSDVELSDGSCTTGAAPAGGGVASAGAGDGARAVDSRSAVQSFSPSAPAAASTTIRVGWKRRPRVARAPDERAAVAGFGSRWSIVLPTTMNCLGLVLRSCTGHHTGTLTHTPKIFVKRLRENNVNLWKVYSIFGSLFGRMKNVPFTKRCLRTFCGKLSREHGPPSCSSFEAE; translated from the exons ATGGGGGCGGCAAGCGATTCCGTGGTGCGCGGCGTGCATTTCGTTTCCGGTCCCGCCGTGGCCGACTCTGCAGTAGGCGTAGAGTCGCGGGAGACACTACCGGTGTATGAGGTCCCGCCGGCTCGCGGCCTGGTTGGCGACCTGTCTGATGTCGAGCTGTCCGACGGGTCCTGCACGACGGGGGCGGCGCCGGCTGGCGGAGGTGTGGCGTCGGCAGGCGCCGGTGACGGGGCGCGCGCCGTCGACTCGCGCAGCGCAGTTCAGTCATTCAGCCCCagtgctccggcggcggcgagcaccacTATCCGCGTTGGCTGGAAGCGCAG GCCAAGGGTAGCCCGGGCACCAGATGAGAGGGCGGCTGTAGCTGGGTTTGGTTCCAGGTGGAGTATTGTGCTTCCCACAACCATGAACTGCTTAGGACTTGTGCTGAGAAGCTGCACTGGCCATCACACCGGCACATTGACACATACACCAAAGATCTTTGTGAAACGGCTGCGGGAGAACAATGTGAATCTATGGAAGGTTTACAGTATCTTTGGCAGCCTGTTTGGGCGAATGAAGAATGTACCGTTCACGAAGAGGTGCCTTAGAACTTTCTGTGGGAAGCTTAGTAGAGAACACGGGCCTCCATCCTGCTCCAGTTTTGAAGCTGAATGA
- the LOC123059436 gene encoding uncharacterized protein isoform X2 — MWARRGYTPDAKGNFCAERAVRALFFTLRGLVLSYQVGVCPASHTASLFRFGAGGSSGSVHGDSHSDDTGVGLWYCRSMGAASDSVVRGVHFVSGPAVADSAVGVESRETLPVYEVPPARGLVGDLSDVELSDGSCTTGAAPAGGGVASAGAGDGARAVDSRSAVQSFSPSAPAAASTTIRVGWKRRPRVARAPDERAAVAGFGSRWSIVLPTTMNCLGLVLRSCTGHHTGTLTHTPKIFVKRLRENNVNLWKVYSIFGSLFGRMKNVPFTKRCLRTFCGKLSREHGPPSCSSFEAE, encoded by the exons ATGTGGGCTCGGCGGGGGTACACACCTGACGCAAAAGGGAACTTTTGCGCAGAGCGTGCAGTGCGGGCCCTTTTCTTTACCTTGCGGGGCCTGGTACTGTCGTACCAAGTTGGAGTTTGTCCTGCATCTCACACCGCTTCTCTTTTCCGATTTGGGGCTGGAGGTTCGTCTGGATCTGTCCATGGCGACTCCCACAGCGACGACACCGGCGTTGGCCTCTGG TACTGCAGATCGATGGGGGCGGCAAGCGATTCCGTGGTGCGCGGCGTGCATTTCGTTTCCGGTCCCGCCGTGGCCGACTCTGCAGTAGGCGTAGAGTCGCGGGAGACACTACCGGTGTATGAGGTCCCGCCGGCTCGCGGCCTGGTTGGCGACCTGTCTGATGTCGAGCTGTCCGACGGGTCCTGCACGACGGGGGCGGCGCCGGCTGGCGGAGGTGTGGCGTCGGCAGGCGCCGGTGACGGGGCGCGCGCCGTCGACTCGCGCAGCGCAGTTCAGTCATTCAGCCCCagtgctccggcggcggcgagcaccacTATCCGCGTTGGCTGGAAGCGCAG GCCAAGGGTAGCCCGGGCACCAGATGAGAGGGCGGCTGTAGCTGGGTTTGGTTCCAGGTGGAGTATTGTGCTTCCCACAACCATGAACTGCTTAGGACTTGTGCTGAGAAGCTGCACTGGCCATCACACCGGCACATTGACACATACACCAAAGATCTTTGTGAAACGGCTGCGGGAGAACAATGTGAATCTATGGAAGGTTTACAGTATCTTTGGCAGCCTGTTTGGGCGAATGAAGAATGTACCGTTCACGAAGAGGTGCCTTAGAACTTTCTGTGGGAAGCTTAGTAGAGAACACGGGCCTCCATCCTGCTCCAGTTTTGAAGCTGAATGA
- the LOC123059436 gene encoding uncharacterized protein isoform X1 has product MRDTSVHTSEYPCPGRACGLGGGTHLTQKGTFAQSVQCGPFSLPCGAWYCRTKLEFVLHLTPLLFSDLGLEVRLDLSMATPTATTPALASGSMGAASDSVVRGVHFVSGPAVADSAVGVESRETLPVYEVPPARGLVGDLSDVELSDGSCTTGAAPAGGGVASAGAGDGARAVDSRSAVQSFSPSAPAAASTTIRVGWKRRPRVARAPDERAAVAGFGSRWSIVLPTTMNCLGLVLRSCTGHHTGTLTHTPKIFVKRLRENNVNLWKVYSIFGSLFGRMKNVPFTKRCLRTFCGKLSREHGPPSCSSFEAE; this is encoded by the exons ATGAGAGATACATCAGTCCATACTTCCGAATACCCGTGTCCAGGTCGCGCATGTGGGCTCGGCGGGGGTACACACCTGACGCAAAAGGGAACTTTTGCGCAGAGCGTGCAGTGCGGGCCCTTTTCTTTACCTTGCGGGGCCTGGTACTGTCGTACCAAGTTGGAGTTTGTCCTGCATCTCACACCGCTTCTCTTTTCCGATTTGGGGCTGGAGGTTCGTCTGGATCTGTCCATGGCGACTCCCACAGCGACGACACCGGCGTTGGCCTCTGG ATCGATGGGGGCGGCAAGCGATTCCGTGGTGCGCGGCGTGCATTTCGTTTCCGGTCCCGCCGTGGCCGACTCTGCAGTAGGCGTAGAGTCGCGGGAGACACTACCGGTGTATGAGGTCCCGCCGGCTCGCGGCCTGGTTGGCGACCTGTCTGATGTCGAGCTGTCCGACGGGTCCTGCACGACGGGGGCGGCGCCGGCTGGCGGAGGTGTGGCGTCGGCAGGCGCCGGTGACGGGGCGCGCGCCGTCGACTCGCGCAGCGCAGTTCAGTCATTCAGCCCCagtgctccggcggcggcgagcaccacTATCCGCGTTGGCTGGAAGCGCAG GCCAAGGGTAGCCCGGGCACCAGATGAGAGGGCGGCTGTAGCTGGGTTTGGTTCCAGGTGGAGTATTGTGCTTCCCACAACCATGAACTGCTTAGGACTTGTGCTGAGAAGCTGCACTGGCCATCACACCGGCACATTGACACATACACCAAAGATCTTTGTGAAACGGCTGCGGGAGAACAATGTGAATCTATGGAAGGTTTACAGTATCTTTGGCAGCCTGTTTGGGCGAATGAAGAATGTACCGTTCACGAAGAGGTGCCTTAGAACTTTCTGTGGGAAGCTTAGTAGAGAACACGGGCCTCCATCCTGCTCCAGTTTTGAAGCTGAATGA